In one window of Poriferisphaera corsica DNA:
- a CDS encoding methyl-accepting chemotaxis protein produces the protein MKIGHKLMASFLGVAGLCGFIGAIGYMGLKETTASIGEINDVRLPSVTSLQEVDINATRLMGDLKSLLDMSLTKQERKKIYDNVPVLRKDIKTAWDIYAPLPQTKEESVMWNEFVPKWDLWKNANNKYISLMQEFDSMDIGNPYVLRERMEQFRGDHFELCSNIYSMIKTGKHIQGGDDPTACSLGKWLKSVDIKNPQFAALVDEIHPYHNDYHQGVTELKQALVTTGSKEAEDIYQTTIIANSKNVSNILSKLRKIAEQGQDKVKEARTQFTQQNQVIGDDTIVRLQEILELNTGVAEAAANDGTVAAQRAALITISAVIAGVIIAIILGIFARRLAVKPLETMVDSLKDIAEGEGDLTQRVDQERKDEIGELGRWFNTFVSKIHDTIAEVSNATTDVSGAATEIAASSEQIASRMEEQSQKTTEISSAVEEMSSSVKDVSNRATDASANSVEAGNQAEHGGEVVGRTIDGMNTIAQLVNDSAKSIDTLGSKSEQIGQVIDVINDIADQTNLLALNAAIEAARAGEHGRGFAVVADEVRKLADRTTKATEEIAGSINEIQQETQAAVDQMKSGTESVEEGVTLANEAGDALSSILSGSREVEGMVQSIAAASEEQSAAASEIAGHITAIRSGTEESSEGAKQMAVAANQMSENANQLKALVSQFKLAS, from the coding sequence ATGAAAATCGGACACAAGTTAATGGCATCGTTTCTAGGGGTTGCAGGATTATGTGGCTTCATCGGCGCCATCGGATACATGGGGCTCAAAGAAACAACCGCGAGTATCGGCGAAATCAACGACGTCAGGCTTCCCAGCGTCACAAGCCTCCAAGAAGTCGATATCAACGCGACGCGCCTGATGGGTGATCTCAAATCCCTTCTCGATATGTCTCTGACAAAACAGGAACGGAAGAAAATTTACGATAACGTTCCTGTTCTTCGCAAGGATATCAAAACCGCATGGGATATCTACGCTCCACTCCCGCAGACCAAAGAAGAATCTGTCATGTGGAACGAATTCGTTCCTAAATGGGACTTATGGAAGAACGCAAACAATAAATACATCTCACTCATGCAAGAATTCGACAGCATGGACATCGGCAACCCCTATGTCCTACGCGAAAGAATGGAGCAGTTCCGTGGCGATCATTTCGAGCTTTGCTCAAACATCTACTCCATGATCAAAACCGGCAAGCACATTCAAGGTGGTGATGATCCGACCGCTTGCTCACTCGGTAAATGGCTCAAATCTGTCGACATTAAAAACCCACAATTTGCCGCGCTCGTCGACGAAATACATCCTTACCATAATGATTACCATCAGGGTGTGACCGAACTCAAGCAAGCTCTTGTGACCACCGGCTCAAAAGAAGCTGAAGATATCTATCAGACCACAATCATTGCTAATTCGAAAAATGTTTCAAACATCCTCTCGAAACTACGCAAAATCGCTGAACAAGGACAAGACAAAGTTAAAGAAGCTCGAACTCAATTTACTCAGCAAAACCAAGTCATCGGCGATGATACCATCGTACGGCTTCAAGAAATCTTAGAACTCAACACAGGTGTTGCTGAAGCAGCTGCGAATGACGGCACAGTCGCCGCGCAACGTGCCGCTCTAATCACCATCTCCGCAGTGATTGCCGGTGTCATCATCGCCATCATTCTCGGTATCTTTGCCAGACGTCTTGCAGTCAAACCTCTCGAAACGATGGTCGATAGCCTCAAGGATATCGCCGAAGGTGAAGGTGACCTCACCCAGCGTGTTGATCAAGAACGTAAAGATGAGATCGGTGAACTTGGTCGTTGGTTCAATACCTTTGTCAGCAAGATCCACGACACGATCGCTGAAGTATCCAACGCCACCACCGACGTATCAGGTGCCGCAACTGAGATTGCTGCAAGCAGTGAGCAGATCGCCAGCCGTATGGAAGAGCAATCTCAGAAAACCACTGAAATTTCCAGTGCAGTTGAAGAGATGAGCAGTTCCGTTAAAGATGTTTCTAATCGAGCGACCGACGCTTCTGCAAACTCAGTCGAAGCAGGCAATCAAGCCGAGCACGGCGGCGAAGTCGTTGGGCGTACGATCGACGGCATGAACACCATCGCACAGCTCGTCAACGATTCAGCTAAATCTATCGATACACTCGGCAGCAAGAGCGAACAAATCGGGCAGGTCATCGATGTCATCAATGATATCGCCGATCAGACAAACCTACTCGCACTCAACGCCGCAATCGAAGCCGCACGTGCCGGTGAGCATGGCAGAGGTTTCGCCGTCGTCGCCGATGAAGTCCGCAAACTTGCAGACAGAACCACCAAAGCAACCGAAGAGATTGCAGGTTCTATCAATGAAATACAACAAGAAACGCAAGCCGCTGTCGATCAAATGAAGTCAGGCACCGAAAGTGTTGAAGAAGGTGTCACTCTAGCCAACGAGGCCGGTGATGCACTCAGCAGCATTCTCTCGGGTTCTCGGGAAGTTGAAGGGATGGTTCAGTCCATCGCTGCCGCTTCTGAGGAGCAGTCAGCCGCTGCAAGTGAAATCGCTGGGCACATCACTGCCATCCGTTCCGGTACTGAGGAAAGTTCCGAAGGTGCCAAGCAGATGGCGGTAGCAGCCAACCAGATGAGTGAAAATGCAAATCAGCTCAAAGCACTCGTCAGTCAGTTTAAGCTTGCGTCATAA